A genomic region of Candidatus Palauibacter scopulicola contains the following coding sequences:
- a CDS encoding aldo/keto reductase codes for MRYKLLGRSGLRVSEVCLGTMMMSTESPSSAGPEESRRILEAFADRGGNYFDTANEVYSGGLSERILGEFVASERHRYVVTTKYTNTLHSGFDPSIRDHPNAGGNHKKSMVQSVEGSLKRLGVDYIDLLWIHFWDYSTDIADVMRNVNDLVRQGKVLHFGLCNTPAWVVARGQTVADQRGWEPISALQYQYNLVSRDLELEIIPCSRALGIGVNAYSPLAGGFLTGKYTRGDSTESRRFDSEFFKQLTFQFDEKAYDTARKVDEIADRLGTSSAAVALAWVRDRGVIPMIGARKVSQIEDSLRYLSLTLPAEDMQALTEASAPVLPWTYHLLHGDDSRIRQLAAGGMLDAIDNEHFPC; via the coding sequence ATGCGTTACAAGCTGCTGGGAAGGAGCGGACTCCGCGTGTCGGAGGTCTGCCTGGGCACCATGATGATGTCGACGGAGTCGCCCAGCTCCGCCGGCCCCGAGGAGAGTCGCCGGATCCTGGAAGCGTTCGCGGACAGGGGCGGCAACTACTTCGACACGGCCAACGAAGTCTACAGCGGGGGGCTCAGCGAGCGGATTCTGGGGGAATTCGTCGCTTCCGAGCGCCATCGCTACGTCGTGACGACGAAGTACACCAACACCCTGCACAGCGGTTTCGACCCGAGCATCCGCGACCATCCCAACGCCGGAGGCAACCACAAGAAGAGCATGGTGCAGTCGGTCGAGGGGAGTCTGAAGCGCCTCGGCGTGGACTACATCGACCTCCTCTGGATCCACTTCTGGGACTACAGCACCGACATCGCGGACGTGATGCGCAACGTGAACGACCTCGTGCGGCAGGGGAAGGTCCTGCACTTCGGCCTGTGCAACACGCCGGCCTGGGTGGTGGCGCGCGGCCAGACCGTGGCCGACCAGAGAGGCTGGGAGCCGATCTCGGCCCTGCAGTACCAGTACAACCTGGTCTCGAGGGATCTGGAACTCGAGATCATCCCCTGTTCCCGCGCGCTCGGCATCGGCGTGAACGCGTACTCCCCGCTGGCCGGCGGCTTCCTGACCGGCAAGTACACGCGCGGCGACAGCACCGAGAGCCGGCGCTTCGACAGCGAGTTCTTCAAGCAACTGACCTTCCAGTTCGACGAGAAGGCGTACGACACCGCCCGCAAGGTGGACGAGATCGCCGACCGCCTCGGCACCAGCTCGGCCGCGGTGGCCCTGGCGTGGGTGCGCGACCGCGGCGTGATCCCGATGATCGGGGCCCGGAAGGTCTCCCAGATCGAGGACAGCCTGCGGTACCTGTCACTCACCCTGCCTGCCGAGGACATGCAGGCGTTGACCGAGGCGAGCGCCCCCGTCCTGCCCTGGACGTACCACCTCCTCCACGGCGACGACAGCCGGATACGCCAACTCGCCGCCGGCGGCATGCTGGACGCGATCGACAACGAGCACTTCCCCTGCTGA
- a CDS encoding PD-(D/E)XK nuclease family protein: MTERAAGIPMFFAGVEARMVEARHADRRRLQQLFVELNPVLEAARKLERELDRHLAHRFNVFDYMGEDRPSEVLLSRIIGDLLNPAARHGQGTSLLGILLEELFAESGTPKPRPDFSKPVRVQLERVIPERRRIDITVDVKTGAGPWCLAIENKPFADDQRHQVRDYLKYLKGEYEERFLLIYLSPRGEGPTAHSLPKKELSRWRGRFVVMPYWGDPGSADRDVEYAEADDTPSDEQALADDVFADFRTRFSLADWFAACRTQCHADRLRWFLRDAEAFCRQQFGGHSMATDSDTRAIQDYLFANPNQLATAQTVWDVWPKLKTEICGGFLEHLRAEVHRRVQEQLPDFAPDLSVEYRYGGEKKWSNFLWLYLVGWPPWDKAAKGHPPIEGCTGVVLQSTGPGPNLWRWGVLHPLGTAGMTTADKARREELERRLRSHLDLGRSEGWWPYVRRVSDEMISWDSLLPDLYREWKDGGGPITEYYVDGMLDLATRAIPVIDEVERKWEQAKAGGPDQ; encoded by the coding sequence GTGACAGAGCGCGCCGCGGGCATCCCGATGTTCTTCGCCGGAGTGGAGGCGCGGATGGTTGAGGCACGGCACGCCGATCGCCGCCGGCTTCAGCAGCTCTTCGTCGAGCTGAATCCCGTATTGGAGGCGGCGCGGAAGCTGGAGCGAGAGCTTGATCGGCATCTCGCGCATCGCTTCAACGTCTTCGACTACATGGGCGAGGATCGCCCGAGCGAAGTGCTGCTGTCGAGAATCATCGGCGACCTGCTCAACCCCGCGGCCCGACACGGCCAGGGCACGTCCCTGCTCGGGATTCTCCTGGAAGAGTTGTTCGCGGAGAGCGGCACACCCAAGCCGAGGCCAGACTTCTCGAAACCGGTACGGGTGCAGTTGGAGCGCGTGATCCCCGAGAGGCGTCGCATCGACATCACCGTGGACGTCAAGACCGGCGCCGGGCCGTGGTGCCTCGCCATCGAGAACAAGCCCTTCGCGGACGATCAGCGTCACCAGGTGCGGGACTACCTGAAGTACCTCAAGGGGGAGTACGAGGAGCGGTTTCTGCTCATCTATCTGTCGCCGCGGGGAGAAGGACCGACCGCTCACAGCCTGCCGAAGAAGGAACTCTCCCGTTGGCGCGGACGGTTCGTCGTTATGCCCTATTGGGGAGACCCTGGGAGCGCGGATCGGGACGTCGAGTACGCCGAGGCGGACGATACGCCCAGCGATGAGCAAGCTCTCGCGGACGATGTGTTTGCCGACTTCCGGACTCGGTTCTCCCTGGCCGATTGGTTTGCCGCCTGTCGCACGCAGTGCCACGCCGACCGGCTCCGGTGGTTTCTACGGGATGCCGAAGCATTCTGCCGACAACAATTTGGAGGACATTCGATGGCGACGGACAGCGACACCCGCGCAATACAGGATTATCTCTTCGCCAACCCGAATCAGCTGGCCACCGCGCAGACCGTCTGGGATGTCTGGCCGAAGCTCAAGACAGAGATATGCGGAGGTTTTCTGGAGCACCTGCGCGCGGAGGTCCACCGAAGAGTACAAGAGCAGTTGCCCGATTTCGCTCCGGATCTCAGCGTAGAGTACAGGTACGGCGGAGAGAAAAAGTGGTCCAACTTCCTCTGGCTGTACCTCGTGGGGTGGCCTCCGTGGGACAAGGCGGCCAAGGGGCATCCTCCGATCGAGGGATGCACGGGCGTTGTCCTGCAATCGACCGGACCGGGGCCGAACCTCTGGAGGTGGGGCGTGCTGCATCCGTTGGGCACGGCCGGCATGACCACTGCGGACAAAGCGCGGCGTGAAGAACTGGAGCGCCGGCTTCGGAGTCACCTCGATCTCGGCCGAAGCGAAGGCTGGTGGCCGTATGTCCGCCGGGTGAGCGACGAGATGATCAGTTGGGATTCTCTCCTTCCGGACCTGTACCGAGAATGGAAGGATGGCGGTGGGCCCATCACCGAGTACTACGTCGATGGCATGTTGGATCTCGCCACGAGGGCGATTCCAGTAATTGACGAAGTCGAACGCAAATGGGAGCAGGCGAAGGCTGGCGGACCAGACCAATAG